Part of the Coccinella septempunctata chromosome 3, icCocSept1.1, whole genome shotgun sequence genome is shown below.
AAAGTCCTATGACCCAATATTGGGTACTACGTAAAGATCTGTCTGTGTCAATGGGAATTTTGCCGAATGGTTAATCTAATAGGGTGTTTAAGTAGCGAATATAGTTTTACGATACAGCCTagaaaagatacagggtgtaccataaattacaaaaaaaattactgcAGGACGAAGAATACGTTTTGTATTTTAATTTTTCGCGTGAAGCTATAGAACAaatcgatataccgatataTAGTCAGCAATTGGAAACGAAACTGCGACTCTGTAGGTCGGCATAACAGAATTATACAAAAACTCCCGGACACGTTGATTTTTTATtccagggggacaacttttaagttcaaattcaaaaccgtatcgcttcaaccctcaGTGCTACAACCCCCAATCCCTATCTTTTGAATAGGAAATATGgggtaagtgatacctcatttgaaagaccTTTCTATTCTGAGTGTTCAGCATACTTATTTTTGTTCCATTCAACCCATTCGTTTTTCCAATatttaaattaaaattttgtacAGAATTGGTCATTTCGTTGAACATGCTGtgtgaatcaatcaaattttcattaacTAATTGTATTACACTCATTATTATCACAATTTTTTTACGCAGATTCTACCTGACCAataaaaaaatgagttttgagGTCTTTGTCATGGCTGACTGTGACGTTGAAatcgaaacaccctgtattttcatttgaattttttattaacGGAGAAGAAGCATTTTGGTTTGTGTCCTGATAGAAGCTAGAAAATTAGAAATTTTCATGCAAAACTCAAAATTCGATTGGAAGGAAGCCCTAGCTAAGGAAAAGATAAATCTGGGGAATAGGGTTGATGCGGAAGCAATTCAAAGCCCATTTTGCGCAATTTGGCCATGGTAGCCAATAATTTGTGAAACGGTGCATTTTGTCTTAGTGAAAGAGcccttttttcttcatttttggcaattttttagAGATCTCATCCTTCAAACGCACCAGTAATAACGATATATACATTGAACTCTAACTAAtagaagttcttttagagttcaatggataTATATATTATTCGATATTGCATGGTTTCGCCTTTTCCAAGTTAGTCGTCCCAAAAtacgaaattattttttccattcttttgaaaatctcaaaagTAGCGTCACTTCAAGAGCTGTTACTTGtaaacaaattattgaaatgaTATGAAATTTTAACGAGTATTATTGGAAGGTTGGTACTTTCTAAAAATCATGAGGATTTTGTATCTGTGGCGCCACCTGTGGGCCAGACCGGGAACTGgaagttgcaatttcctctaaatttctgaacacactgtggaggtaattagtgacgcaatgatgggtctttaaatgagtttttaaagTGTGATCTCCTCTTAACATTTTTCTGTTTGATTCACGTCAATGGCTCTTTCATAAAAGGAAAAGCTAACACTTCAAGTGTAACATAATAATCGAAATTAGCGTCGTAAATTTGTTTCTTGATTTCTTTGAGTATTTTGACTGAGAtaatattaagaaaaataaacaTGGATTAGACAGCCACTGTAAGCATTGAATCACGATGTGAAATGCCTTTTGCAGCATAAATTTTCGATCAAAGTTTCCAAAATATTGCGCGTTGGGTTATTGCCAATTCTGCTAGATTGGTCCTTcctttgaaaaaacaaattcgtCACTGGGGATGCAGCAAGTATTCTACAGCTacctttgaaaattttctgagtAAAAGATTACACAAAAAAGGCAGTTTCATAAGAAGAAATAAtctattgaaataaaaattatacatTACAAAATAAATGGGTTCACAATGACTGGAAAACAATAGATATATAACAGTTAATTTCACACTTAAAAATTGATGATAACCACATCTTATTATAATTTTGTGCACAAACTTGTACCTATATTCTCATAAATGCTCATTAGAATCATTGGTACTAATAAAATAGATGTTGCAGAAAATGAGGAAATGGAGAGAACTATGTAGAATATCTTTGGATTTATGAAAAGTTTTTTCACTAACTCAACTTGAATTTTGTGAAACCACACAATATGCTTTATCCTCATTTGTTCCatatgaaatttattgaattacTCAGGTTCATCTATTATGTCCTCTTTAGTTTCTATAACCTGATTAGTACCTTCACACTCTGTATTATTCGTAACACCAGAACACTTTATTTTTAATTGCTCGAAGGGTTCATTGTGCAGGAGTCCTATAATTAGCACAGTCATATTATCGCATCCAAGTCCAGCCATTTGAAGGTCTGGCGCTAAACAACGCATCATGATATTCTCGCATATTTTCTCTGGTTCTAATCCCTCCGCTATTTCTTCTCGTATGTAGTCCACGACTTCTTGGTTACCCATTACATCCCAAATTCCATCACAGGCCAGGACAATAAATTCCCAGTCTTCATTCATAGTGTATTCTGTCACGTCTGGTAATGCTACAATGACAATatgataaaaaatattaaccGCTCAATTAGAAAGTCAGTCAAAAAGACTGTATGTTGAAGTATCAGAAGGACTTGAAAAATGAGCCATTTTTCTGAAGAAGAATCAATATTGTTAATCTGTCGAGACTAATGGTGGGTTTATTACAACCAGACACAGCTAGTGTTTACCTGACACAATTTGCTCCTCTGCTTTTTTGTTAGGATTTTTCTTGTAAATGTAGTCACCGAGAGCCCTTGATAGGGCCAAATTTCCATTCACTCTATCATATTCTACCCATCCACCAGCTGCTGTGATTCTATCATGTTCCTgatggaaattgaggcagaggATGAAATTCTAAGACTACATAAGTTGCATTTCAAATATTGATCATGTTACAATATTAGTGAATTTCTGTTCGTAATTCAGTGAAAATAGATAttcaatgattatttttctttcTATTTTTAAATTACACTCACTTCTTTCTTATTGGGCTTGTGGTCATTAGACAAGGGTACAGCTTTACCACCAATGCTAGCTACTGCTCTCGAGTCACCCACATTTGCACAatatatttgattatttttcacAATAACAGTGATTGCAGTGGTGCCAGAACGTTCTCTTGTTAGAGATTCTTCCAGTGCCATTGCATCATCGATCTCTAAAGATATAAGATATTAATGAGAATACTTTTATCAGTATAAATATTAAATAGTTTTTTGGCATTACAGCAGCCAGTATCTACTCAAATTCTTCGACTTTGGCAGTtatgaaaaaataacaaatagtACTcacttcttttgaaattaatcttATTTCACATGTTCCAAAACAGAGTTACCAATTAAATTTCTTCTCATAAAAAGTTATATGATAACAAAATAATTCAGAACTTTCAAATCTTACCCAGAAAGCCTTTTCTCATTGCTTCAGGAATATTTCCTTCACTATACTCTCTTTGATTAGTGACATACTTGTGTAAATGCTTTCCTACATACTCTGCTATCTTGCCACCTCCATGACCATCAAAAACTCCAAAAAATGCTGTATTTGGATCATTTGGCATTGACAATATATGAGTATGGAAATCTTCCATATTTACTCGCCATCTTTGCATACAACTCGAACCaactttgaaatttgaattctcACAACAAGCAGTTGCTTTTACAGTTACAGGTTCACTCATAGTTTGTCCCATTTTGACACCTCAAAGAGAACATGATAATCtcagagaaaataatatttcattaaTAATAATGTTTGTTTGTGTGcaataacaataaaaaaatgatttgatttgtTTATATGTAATTTATAAGTTTCATTCATTCTTAACATTTCCAGTATCTTACTTTTAAATATCTATATGTTGAAAACATCAGgctataattataataatataattaaaaCAATTTATAGAATAGACTGATAATAAAAATTGACAGTACTTCAACAACATAACCTTTTCGTCagtctaaaaataaaaataaataagtatCATAGATAATCGAACTACTGACATACTAAACATAGAGACAAATGTAAATCCAAAAATTTGAGGTCCTCCTAGCGGCGAAACCACCAACCTTCCATTTCCTTCCATTTAAGGGAGTGATATTCTTTCCTACGGAAGGTGAGGTTTTGGCGCACTAATGCGGGAAAGTGATATTTCAGAAACTGAAACGGGTGGACGAAAATGGAGAAGAAAATGTTGTAGAAAAAATAGTGTTCTCATTTCATGAGTGATTCAGCTTCGGGACGTTCGGACAACAGTTGTGCGAATCACTTTCCACACTTGTTGGAAAAATAACCAGAAAAAATTGAACGGACATTCTATGGCAGGGAAAAGGCAACAGAAGAACAACAATCAATTATAATTAATAAAATTAATACCTATCATTTAAGGAATTATGCTAAATTTTTAAATGGCCCATGTCATTAACAAAATGTATTATTATTGATACTTATTTGTTCGTTCGATAATTTTTTACAGATTTATTTTTACTTTCCATCTTTTGATTTTCTCATATTCAGGGACAAAAGAGGTTGTTTCTTTGATTGCATGGTGCAAAAATCGCATACTACTTGGATACTCACTGTTAACTCTAGAATAAGAATATTGCTTTTGGATGTGGGACTTAAGAAtctaaaatgtattttattgCAATCTATTGTGGGGTATTTAAAATGAAGAATCATATACGAAACTTCTTACTCAAATTAGAATTATTATGGTTAGTTAGTAAGTTTTTCATCTCGAAAATTGCTTATTAGACAATTCGGCCTcgactttaaaaaaaaaagcaaCTGAAAATCAAGACATGTAATAATATTAGTCTgaaacatattcattttattctaTTTCGTATGACTCATTATTTCCATTGCACATAACTCCTCCTTCAGCTCTTGCactttctttgttttcaacCCCAGACAGGTCGAGGAACTGCAGTTGAATGCGTCATATTATCATTTTAATTTTCTAGTCTTACCATTTTCGGAATACACAAGGAGAGAAAAGCAGGAAGATCGCACTTTTGAATCATTTCAAGTTTGAATTTAACAAGCACAGGCAGAACGGCaaccttaaaaaaataaaactcccATTGGCTGACAATTGCGTTGTCAAGTATTGAGGTAAATAAACATTGGTCAGCTGGGAGTGTAACAGTATTTGatgataaatattgaaatttctgtATGTAATTATGAATTGTTGAATCCCTTTCTACGCAATAagttgaaaacttaattttctctgtTCATCTACTGTAAGCCcgttaaattttttgaaattctagTACACATTATTGTCCAAATTCCATCTTGTAATTTCCTGATATCTAAGTGCATTCCCTTCAATTTGTTACTGCTTATTCTCAGTACTAGAATTATTTCGTTTCTTATGATTTATTTTAACGAATAGGTACTATGAACAATAACAATGAAGACGGGCAAATTAACCCCGAATCAAAACAGCAAGAAGTGTTTTCTAGGGTACGAACCCAAAGTGAGTGCTCTGCTGGAAGTGAAGATGGTAACACAGGGAAAAGGTGAGTAAAATTACTCTCATTTAATTAAAATAGAGTCTTTGCGTTGAAGTTGCCAAGACCCAAAAAATGTCAGTGCCAATTATGTACAATGTACAAATTGacaagaatattttttcaaatattatatACATAATTCTACCTAATTTGATTGAGTACTCTGAGGTTgtaaattttatgaagaatttatgaattaattgaaaatgTCTTGTTAAAGTTGCTATATATATCTATTCATATGTGAGAAAACTTTTTTGTATTTAAACTGAAACTTGTATTGGAAACTTGTTTACCTACcatcacaattttgaaattctgcAGTCTGAAAATTCTTATTTTCTAATGTTCCCAAATATAAGTAACATCAACATAATCTGCAGTTGTTATTTTTAGATTATTACCCAATGGCTTCTGTAATTCCAGGATAGCTTTAAAATAACTTCAATTTCATACAGCTAATAAATTCTTTTCTGACTCTTATACGAATCTGTTAATGTTAAACTCAAATTAATAGCTTTACATCAATTGCATTTATTACAATAACCCATTGTGGCATATTGCATTTCTAATTCATTAAAAGTGAAAGTGAATCTAAGAGATCTGTTATAATTCGAACCAGTGAACATGAAATGATTTCTATTGTTCACTCTATATCTCACTTTCTTTGATACCTTCTACTGGTTGACCAGTGAAAAATGGAGAGGTCAGTTTTTTCAATATGGgacattttttctttcattgttTAGTTTTAAGttgtaataatttttatttcaaataaggCAAAGAACAACTTCCCAACAATTCATGGTGATGAGTGGTCTTTCCGCTGCTTCTCCACCAAAATTCGTAACACTGGAAGAAATAATGCAAGCTGCTAACAGTATGAAAGATATGGCTCTTGTGCATCAGATAGTTGTGGATGAAGAGTTTAAATTACAGCGGGCTGAGCCTGCACCAAACACCATACAAAAAATGATCAAGGATACGATGCACAGAGCCTTTTGGGATTTACTAAGGACAGAATTAGCTGAAAATCCACCGAGTTATAGACAGGTAAATGATATTCTTCATCTTGGTCCTCGAAAGTTTCAGTGAAAACTTTTATAAGTATTATTCTAGGCCCTTGTTCTCCTGGAAGACATCAAAGAAGGACTTTTCAATGTGCTTTTACCTCAGCATACTAAGATTAAACAACGCATTTCTGAAGTATTAGACACTGCCCTTATAAAACAGCAAGCTGAAAATGGGTCATTACAATTTGAGGTAATTATCTCCATGTTAACATCTTTTCATCTGTATATTAGTCGACTATCCATTTTCCTTACAGACTAAACTAAATGCTTTCTAAGTAGAAATTATCAGTATAGTATctaattttgttaatttttcacAATGATCCTAATATAATAATTCAAAGCTAAGCAAAAAGCTACGATTTTCTTTCAGCGTTTTTTGATgattgtatttatttatttataacacTAGATATGTTATTTTTTGTAGCATTATGCTCATTACGTTTTGTCTGTGATGGAAAAGCTTTGTGCTCCGGTTAGAGATGAGAAAATCAAGGAACTCCAAAATGAAACAGATGTGATTGAGACCTTCAAGGGTATTTTAGAGGTGAATATGTTGGATATTAGTGAAATAACAAGTCAATTGACATATTAAACTTAATTTACATTGAACTTTTTCTCCAGACTTTAGATTTGATGCAACTTGATATGGCAAATTTCACTCTACAACAAGCAAAACCCGACATTATTGCCAGGAGTGTGGATTTAGAAAGGAAGAAATTTGCAGATTTTCTGAGCATACAGCCTGGTCAGTTGTCTGATTTTAAATAATTAAGGGATGAATTGTTTTACATTGTGTTTCTTGATTGTACTCAGATTGGAAACGAGAATAAAAAAGGACTAGAATATAACAATATAGATTTACGTAGTTCGATTTTTGtttctgaaatgaataatttttacatttacatttttttttccagatggTTTGGAGTTCACAAGAAAATGGTTACTTAAGCATTTAGAGGTTGAGAAACTGCCTGAAGGTGAAGATTATGACACTTTCATTAAGAAGAAAGTCAAAAAAGCTTTCAGTCGAGCTTGTCTTGACCTTTTGGAGTGGGATGAGAAGGAACCCTATCCTGAGGTATGCTTGAAATTGTATTTTGAGCATTGCGATGAGATATAAAATTTCAGATTGTTTATTAATGCCTTTTATATCTTTCTCAAactattttctttcaattttactGCACCTTTAAATATATCAAaagttttattattttccaaACAACTAAGTTAGAAAAATAGTTATAAATGAAAACAATCAACAGCAAATTGAGATGTTGCACCATCATCCagcgaaataaataaataaaagtacTGAATATGATCTATCTGACATGCGCAACAAAGAGAATTGTATCAATTGTGAATTTTGATTTATAACCTGACCTCTTATTGTTTGTAATACTAGgttataacaatttttcagaccTTCATGTTGGATGTGGGAAGATTGCAAGATTTGCAAATGAAAAcaaaccgaattgttgtcaTGGGTACAATACTTCTCATATCATTGGGAAGTGCTGGACAGGACTTACAATCAATAAGTTCCTTTAAAATGTCTCTGAAGGACCATATTTTCGTATTGTTACAGTCGATGACTAATGATGAGTAAGTTAAGAGAAGTAAACAGGAGTTTCATgaattcaaacaatttttttgtttctctaGAGATTGCAAGAATCTTCTGCCAAATGTTGCAGAACAGGTTGTCCAGGATATAagaaatgaacagaaaaaacaccAATTTGCAGAGTTGAACGAATCCTCTGCTGATGCTTTGAAACAACAAATTTTAGATGTTGCAAAATCAGATAATCGTATAAAGACTCTTATCAGTGAGTATTGCACAGAATAGTGTAGGATTTTCAATAAAGCTGGAGGAAATGAATCGCTTCCAATCCTTTTTGTACTGAATTAAAATGCTATTTTCTAGTTCAAACGGGAAAAAGATACATAGATATAttcccataattttttctttcatagGACAAAGAATACATGATTTCTATCATGAAATAATCGAATCAGCTACAGCAGCCCCCCAACAGGTTCCATCAGGACTTTCGTCTCTCCAGAAGGAACTCACGCAAATTGTTGGTCAGATGTTGAAAGTTGTCTCGCACAACTGTTCCGTCTTCAGTCCGTATTACTACGATATTGTCGCAGCTGCTATTCCAAAGCCCCAATGAGAATCTTATTTTTATTAATAAGTACTTCAAATCTCAACCCCAGTTGGCACAACttatttaatttaaaaaaaattgatttttcgaaTTGTTTGATATACCAACTTGTAGTTTGAATttataaatttttgtatttttatataGAAAGATTTGAATGACACAAGAGTTTGTTTACTGTTCTTCTCGATTTCGATTTTATTTCTCCAAAGATTTGGATCTATTCACAAAGAGAAACTGTAAATTTTTCAACCCAGT
Proteins encoded:
- the LOC123309391 gene encoding probable protein phosphatase 2C T23F11.1, with the protein product MGQTMSEPVTVKATACCENSNFKVGSSCMQRWRVNMEDFHTHILSMPNDPNTAFFGVFDGHGGGKIAEYVGKHLHKYVTNQREYSEGNIPEAMRKGFLEIDDAMALEESLTRERSGTTAITVIVKNNQIYCANVGDSRAVASIGGKAVPLSNDHKPNKKEEHDRITAAGGWVEYDRVNGNLALSRALGDYIYKKNPNKKAEEQIVSALPDVTEYTMNEDWEFIVLACDGIWDVMGNQEVVDYIREEIAEGLEPEKICENIMMRCLAPDLQMAGLGCDNMTVLIIGLLHNEPFEQLKIKCSGVTNNTECEGTNQVIETKEDIIDEPE
- the LOC123309390 gene encoding T-complex protein 11-like protein 1, producing the protein MNNNNEDGQINPESKQQEVFSRVRTQSECSAGSEDGNTGKRQRTTSQQFMVMSGLSAASPPKFVTLEEIMQAANSMKDMALVHQIVVDEEFKLQRAEPAPNTIQKMIKDTMHRAFWDLLRTELAENPPSYRQALVLLEDIKEGLFNVLLPQHTKIKQRISEVLDTALIKQQAENGSLQFEHYAHYVLSVMEKLCAPVRDEKIKELQNETDVIETFKGILETLDLMQLDMANFTLQQAKPDIIARSVDLERKKFADFLSIQPDGLEFTRKWLLKHLEVEKLPEGEDYDTFIKKKVKKAFSRACLDLLEWDEKEPYPETFMLDVGRLQDLQMKTNRIVVMGTILLISLGSAGQDLQSISSFKMSLKDHIFVLLQSMTNDEDCKNLLPNVAEQVVQDIRNEQKKHQFAELNESSADALKQQILDVAKSDNRIKTLIRQRIHDFYHEIIESATAAPQQVPSGLSSLQKELTQIVGQMLKVVSHNCSVFSPYYYDIVAAAIPKPQ